GGCATTGAAACCTGGAAGGAGATGGAAGATTTTATTGAAATGAATGAACCATTGTTTGCGACCTACGTTGATTTGAGTGAAGGTTGTCCGTCTCATGATACCTTAGAGCGTGTGATTAGTCTTGTTAATTCAGACCGTTTAAAAGAGCTTAAAGTTCAATTTGAGCAATCATTGACAAGCTTAGATGCCGTTCATCAACTGATTTCAGTGGACGGTAAAACGATTCGAGGCAATCGAGGTAAAAATCAGAAGCCTGTTCATATTGTAACGGCTTATGATGGGGGTCATCATCTTAGTTTGGGACAGGTAGCGGTTGAGGAGAAAAGTAATGAAATTGTTGCCATCCCTCAGCTATTGCGGACAATTGATATCCGTAAAAGCATTGTAACGATAGACGCAATGGGCACGCAGACGGCTATCGTTGATACGATTATAAAAGGTAAAGCAGACTATTGCTTAGCCGTCAAAGGAAATCAAGAAACACTTTATGATGATATTGCTCTTTATTTTAGTGATGTCAACTTATTGGAAGAACTCCAAGAAAATGCACAGTATTATCAGACTGTTGAAAAATCTAGGGGACAGATTGAAGTTAGAGAATACTGGGTGTCTTCCGATATCAAATGGTTGTGTCAAAATTATCCCAAATGGCATAAGTTACGTGGTATTGGGATGACTCGTAACACGATTGATAAGGATGGTCAGCTGAGTCAAGAGAATCGTTATTTTATCTTTAGCTTTAAGCCGGATGTCCTCACATTTGCCAATTGTGTACGAGGTCATTGGCAGATAGAGAGTATGCACTGGTTATTGGACGTTGTTTATCATGAAGATCATCATCAGACATTGGATAAAAGAGCCGCATTTAACCTAAATCTTATCCGAAAAATGTGCTTATATTTTCTCAAAGTGATGGTATTTCCTAAAAAAGACCTCAGTTATCGTCGCAAACAACGGTATATTTCTGTCCATTTGGAAGATTATTTAGTCCAATTATTTGGAGAAAGAGGCTAAGCAGATGATTGATTTAAAAAGGAATCTTTTCAAAATTGATGTCCGGGCACAAAAGGATGAAGAGAAAGTTTTCATGCGTACGGCGTGGCTAGTTTCTTGTCAGCCTTGAAC
The genomic region above belongs to Streptococcus pyogenes and contains:
- a CDS encoding ISAs1-like element IS1548 family transposase gives rise to the protein MIDFIISIDDCAVELDSRQSWKIRYPLSTILFLVFVCQLAGIETWKEMEDFIEMNEPLFATYVDLSEGCPSHDTLERVISLVNSDRLKELKVQFEQSLTSLDAVHQLISVDGKTIRGNRGKNQKPVHIVTAYDGGHHLSLGQVAVEEKSNEIVAIPQLLRTIDIRKSIVTIDAMGTQTAIVDTIIKGKADYCLAVKGNQETLYDDIALYFSDVNLLEELQENAQYYQTVEKSRGQIEVREYWVSSDIKWLCQNYPKWHKLRGIGMTRNTIDKDGQLSQENRYFIFSFKPDVLTFANCVRGHWQIESMHWLLDVVYHEDHHQTLDKRAAFNLNLIRKMCLYFLKVMVFPKKDLSYRRKQRYISVHLEDYLVQLFGERG